The following nucleotide sequence is from Syntrophomonadaceae bacterium.
TGTCCTGAATACCGCAGTTTAAATTTTAGGATTCTGAAGCCTAACCCAATTATCAATAATCGGTTATTGTCTTTTGTTTTTGGCGGCAAGCCGAATGGCTGTTTTAATAGCTTCCTGGGTGGCCATCTCATTAGCCTGACCCTTCCCGGCCAGTTCGAAACTGCTGCCGTGAGCAGGCGTAGCTACCACCAGGGGCAGGCCGGCTAAAATGGTTACCGCCCTGTTAAATCCCAACAGTTTGGCACCGATCTGGCCCTGATCGTGATACATAGCCAGAATCCCGTCTCCCTGTCCCCGGATATAGCGCAAAAAGATGGTATCAGCCGGATAAGGACCGCTGGCAGAAATTCCTCTTTGCTGAGCCAGGGACACAGCAGGGGCGATTATTTCATTTTCTTCTGTGCCAAAAAGGCCTCCGTCCCCGGCATGAGGGTTGAGAGCTGCTACCAGTATTTGGGGGGGCTTCCCGCCATATGAAGACATGGTTTGGACCAGAAGTTGCAGACCATTTAAGATGCTTTCCTGGTTTATGTGAAGGACAATATCTTTTAAAGCTACGTGGGATGTTACCCTGCCCAACCACAACCTGCCCATTTTATTTATCTCGCCAAATACCGCACCGGCTGGCATCTTAACCAATTGAGCCAGATAGTGCAGCTCGTCTTTAACCTCATAGCCCCCTAAATTTAACGCTGCTTTGGTCAATGGGCCAAAGACCATCCCGTCGGCAAGGCCATCCTGCACCAGGCTAACCGCCCTGGCCAAATCCTGACCCATTGCCCGGCCTGTTTCCACAGAGACTTGCCCAATGGCAAAATCTCCCGGAGCTAAATTGCCCTGATCCAGCATGTAAACTTTGCCGGGCTGACGGCGGGCTTCTTTCCCGTTCTCAAGGATTTCAAATTCAAATCCCCTGCCGGCAACCTCAATTCCTTGTTGAAGAACCCGCTGATC
It contains:
- a CDS encoding 4-hydroxythreonine-4-phosphate dehydrogenase PdxA, yielding MSTKREKKCPVLVVTLGDAAGIGPEVIVKALAVEKLRQRACFFIVGDQRVLQQGIEVAGRGFEFEILENGKEARRQPGKVYMLDQGNLAPGDFAIGQVSVETGRAMGQDLARAVSLVQDGLADGMVFGPLTKAALNLGGYEVKDELHYLAQLVKMPAGAVFGEINKMGRLWLGRVTSHVALKDIVLHINQESILNGLQLLVQTMSSYGGKPPQILVAALNPHAGDGGLFGTEENEIIAPAVSLAQQRGISASGPYPADTIFLRYIRGQGDGILAMYHDQGQIGAKLLGFNRAVTILAGLPLVVATPAHGSSFELAGKGQANEMATQEAIKTAIRLAAKNKRQ